From the Rhipicephalus sanguineus isolate Rsan-2018 unplaced genomic scaffold, BIME_Rsan_1.4 Seq1003, whole genome shotgun sequence genome, one window contains:
- the LOC119375880 gene encoding uncharacterized protein LOC119375880, whose protein sequence is MRYCCVPFCTSSQRKKQPGVSFHEIPADATLREQWLKVISRKNWQPKSTSKYSAVCSLHFLDADFREDTKRRMLKPGTVPSVFPQYPSYLRPAPSKPRGERTIAKRKRECSPTKSASNDASENLTRVRSTQQNVSDSTLSVDCVDVPMSDNSSVASQDFMQQCCTSRACENSDERPDPNSAERMLHPGQTAYAMRSFGTQTNDRSSSAAFLQSKKWREKEKALKAQNERLRSTVDAYKKELERLKEECHVSKFLHVVKDSELAFTKAKIILDQVINYKAKKPIWSETTIRQCTILRHLSAKSYEHMRTENLLSFPCRNTLRKYLGSSSGEVGFSELVKRRLSAELECLTAPQSKLCSLVVDEMRIRQKLEYHKQRDAILGDIDLSADVNHLLPASDKGQLANSLLCFLLCGLHASFKIPVGYFFTKGCSGELLAKTVQHVIRKTEEVGFRIVRLVTDNHKVNVAAMETMSQGHLQTKIRHPADPSRYLFLAFDQSHIIKNIRSQFLSKQIGGQQEISAVYLKDLYRMQQGSLVKPVSFLTRKHVYPTNIEKMGVRRAIQIFSPPVTAALSFLKDQAGHTCDTKFANVAPTVEFMTNMHRWFVLMDVSNCEQHIHQNNPDTRQFSDAEDPRLHWLELVFLEYLEMLKEASSPENFLTKETYHALVFTTVSNVQCIQFLLNECDFTTPQLLAENA, encoded by the exons ATGCGGTACTGCTGCGTGCCCTTTTGCACCTCGAGCCAGCGCAAGAAGCAGCCTGGCGTTTCATTCCACGAGATACCTGCAGATGCGACACTCCGGGAACAATGGCTCAAAGTTATATCAAGAAAGAATTGGCAGCCAAAGTCTACATCCAAATACTCAGCTGTCTGCAGCCTTCATTTTCTCGATGCGGACTTTCGCGAAGACACCAAGAGACGCATGCTGAAGCCAGGTACTGTGCCCAGTGTTTTCCCACAATACCCTTCTTACCTCAGGCCAGCACCGTCGAAGCCGCGAGGTGAGAGAACCATTGCAAAAAGGAAACGCGAATGTTCACCAACGAAATCAGCTTCGAATGACGCGTCTGAAAATCTCACTCGTGTTCGTTCAACGCAGCAGAATGTGTCGGACTCAACGTTGTCCGTTGATTGCGTGGATGTGCCCATGTCTGACAACAGCAGCGTCGCCTCTCAGGACTTCATGCAACAATGCTGCACGTCCCGTGCCTGCGAAAATTCCGATGAGAGGCCTGATCCGAATAGCGCAGAGAGAATGCTACATCCCGGCCAGACCGCATACGCCATGAGATCTTTTGGCACGCAGACCAACGACCGAAGTTCGTCAGCGGCTTTCTTACAGAGCAAAAAGTGGCGTGAGAAAGAAAAGGCCTTAAAGGCACAGAATGAGAGGTTGCGCTCAACGGTTGACGCGTACAAGAAGGAGCTTGAACGATTGAAGGAGGAGTGCCATGTCAGCAAATTTCTTCACGTCGTCAAAGACTCGGAGCTTGCGTTCACGAAGGCCAAAATTATTTTGGATCAAGTGATTAATTATAAGGCCAAGAAGCCTATATGGTCTGAAACAACTATTAGGCAATGTACTATTTTGCGCCACCTCTCAGCGAAATCTTACGAACATATGAGAACTGAGAACCTGCTCTCCTTTCCGTGCAGAAATACTCTGAGGAAATACCTCGGAAGTTCATCAGGAGAGGTTGGATTTAGTGAACTTGTCAAGAGAAGGCTGAGTGCAGAGCTGGAATGTCTCACAGCACCCCAATCAAAACTATGTAGCCTCGTGGTAGATGAAATGCGCATTCGACAGAAGCTCGAGTACCACAAGCAACGAGATGCAATTCTTGGAGACATTGACCTGAGTGCCGACGTCAATCATCTTTTGCCAGCTTCTGATAAGGGTCAGCTTGCAAAttccctcttgtgcttcttgctGTGTGGACTACATGCAAGCTTCAAGATTCCAGTGGGGTACTTTTTTACGAAGGGGTGTTCCGGGGAATTGCTTGCTAAGACAGTACAGCACGTTATTAGGAAAACAGAAGAGGTGGGGTTCAGAATTGTACGCCTAGTAACGGACAACCACAAAGTCAACGTTGCAGCAATGGAGACGATGTCACAGGGGCATCTTCAAACCAAGATACGCCACCCGGCTGACCCTTCAAGGTACCTGTTTTTAGCCTTTGATCAGAGCCACATTATCAAAAACATTCGCTCACAGTTCTTGTCAAAACAAATTGGAGGTCAACAGGAAATATCTGCTGTCTATCTTAAGGACCTATACAGGATGCAGCAAGGCTCCTTGGTCAAACCAGTCAGTTTTCTCACAAGAAAACATGTATATCCGACAAACATTGAGAAGATGGGTGTGAGAAGAGCAATACAGATTTTTTCACCACCTGTAACAGCTGCTCTGAGCTTCTTGAAGGACCAAGCAGGGCACACATGTGATACCAAGTTTGCAAATGTTGCACCTACAGtggagtttatgacgaacatgcACAGGTGGTTCGTTCTAATGGATGTGAGCAACTGCGAGCAGCATATTCACCAGAACAACCCGGACACCAGGCAGTTTTCAGACGCAGAAGATCCCAGACTTCACTGGCTGGAGCTCGTCTTTCTCGAGTACCTCGAAATGCTAAAGGAAGCTAGTTCACCTGAAAATTTTCTCACCAAGGAGACCTACCATGCCCTAGTTTTCACCACAGTTTCCAACGTGCAATGCATACAGTTTCTGCTGAATGAGTGCGACTTCAC CACGCCCCAGCTCTTGGCAGAGAATGCTTAG